In a single window of the Luteolibacter flavescens genome:
- a CDS encoding LysR family transcriptional regulator, whose product MRAYLPDLRQVRALVAVVDEGSFSMAARRLQVTQSAVSHSLRDLEQSYDCKLLSRGARTSIPTEEGRIMAERGRRAFQELRSRLKIN is encoded by the coding sequence GTGCGCGCGTATCTTCCGGATCTCCGCCAGGTGCGGGCGCTCGTGGCGGTGGTGGATGAAGGCAGCTTCTCCATGGCGGCGCGCAGGCTGCAGGTCACTCAGTCCGCGGTGAGTCATTCGCTGCGGGATCTGGAGCAGTCATACGATTGCAAGCTGCTGTCGCGCGGTGCCCGCACGTCCATCCCCACCGAGGAGGGGAGGATCATGGCGGAGCGTGGCCGCCGCGCCTTCCAGGAGCTGAGAAGCCGTCTGAAAATTAACTGA